One segment of Antennarius striatus isolate MH-2024 chromosome 5, ASM4005453v1, whole genome shotgun sequence DNA contains the following:
- the LOC137595279 gene encoding adenosine receptor A1-like → MPSVVDASTAVYIGMEVVIALSSVIGNMMVVWAVRINRSLRDTTFCFIVSLALADIAVGALVIPLAITISMGLQTHFYSCLLVVCTVLVLTQSSILALLAIAIDRYLRVKIPMSYKRLVTPRRAGTAVLLCWLVSMIVGLIPMLGWNNLQTLQDNGSMISADLSVSCEFETVISMDYMVYFNFFGWVLPPLLLMLAIYAEIFYMIHKQLNKKVTASHTDPRRYFGKELKLAKSLALVLLLFAVSWLPLHILNCITLFCPTCKKPLFLIYIAIILTHGNSAVNPIVYAFRIKKFRRAFWKIWKLYVLCQDPVGQLPQRSSQRGQSNEKRLRQNDDDDDDI, encoded by the exons ATGCCGTCGGTCGTGGATGCCTCCACAGCCGTCTACATCGGGATGGAGGTGGTAATCGCCCTGTCGTCTGTCATCGGTAACATGATGGTTGTATGGGCTGTGCGTATTAACCGTTCTTTGAGGGACACCACCTTTTGTTTCATCGTCTCCCTGGCCTTGGCTGACATTGCGGTCGGGGCTCTTGTCATCCCCCTCGCCATAACCATCAGCATGGGACTCCAGACGCACTTTTACAGTTGCTTGCTGGTCGTCTGCACAGTGCTCGTCCTCACGCAAAGTTCAATCCTGGCGCTGCTGGCCATCGCCATCGACCGCTACCTAAGAGTGAAAATACCCATGAG CTACAAGCGGCTGGTGACCCCTCGACGAGCTGGTACAGCCGTGCTATTGTGCTGGCTGGTGTCCATGATAGTGGGCCTCATACCCATGCTGGGCTGGAATAACCTGCAAACTCTTCAAGACAATGGCTCCATGATCagtgctgatctctctgtgagCTGTGAGTTTGAGACGGTCATCAGCATGGACTATATGGTGTACTTCAACTTCTTCGGCTGGGTGCTTCCTCCACTGCTTCTCATGCTGGCCATCTATGCTGAGATTTTCTACATGATCCACAAACAGCTCAACAAGAAG gtTACAGCAAGTCACACAGACCCCAGGCGTTACTTTGGCAAAGAGCTCAAGCTGGCCAAATCGCTCGCCCTTGTTCTTTTACTCTTCGCGGTGAGCTGGCTCCCTCTGCACATCCTCAACTGCATTACCCTCTTTTGTCCTACCTGCAAGAAACCGTTGTTCCTCATTTACATCGCCATCATCCTCACTCACGGCAATTCAGCTGTCAACCCAATTGTTTACGCTTTCCGTATCAAAAAATTCAGAAGAGCTTTCTGGAAAATCTGGAAACTGTATGTGCTTTGCCAGGATCCGGTCGGTCAGCTTCCTCAGCGAAGCAGTCAGAGAGGACAGAGCAATGAGAAGAGGCTGAGGCagaatgatgatgacgatgatgacatTTGA